TGATGCTAGGCAACCAGATGTCGGCAATGGAAGCGAGCCTCGGCCCGGCTGCCGATCCCAAGGCGGCGACCGAAGCGATCATGGGCTTCTATGGCAGTATCTGGTGGATGTTCGCATTGCTCTCGATCGCGCAGGGCATCGGGATGCTGGGTCTGCTGGCGCTGCTTACCGACAGGACCCGCCCGACAGTCGGCCAGGCGCTGGCCATCGGTGCCCGCTTGTTCATACCGTACATCGCCGCACAGATCATCATGGTTGTCGCGGTGAGTTTGTTGATCATGGTCCCGATAATTGTCGGCGTGGCAATTTCGACAGCAGTCGGCGTGATCATGGGCATCGCGGCACTGGTGGCCGCCGTCTATCTCTTCACGAAGTTCATTCTGCTTCCGCCGGTTATTGCGATCGACCGGATCGGCAATCCGATTGCGGCGCTGCGCCGGTCATGGATGCTGACCAAGGGCAACAGTTTGCGAATCTTCCTGTTCGTGCTGTTGCTTGTGGTCGCTGTCGCAGTTGTCGGGGGAGTGATCTCTATGATGCTCGGACTAGTTCTTGCACTGGCCGGAACCGACATTGCACTGATTGGGCGGGCGATCCTGTCGAGCGTTCTGAACACCGTGTGGGTCGTGATCTTCCTCGCCGTGCTCGCAGCCATCCACCGCCAACTGGCGGGCGATTCACCCGAAGCGGTCAGCCAGACGTTCGAATAGCCGGTCGTGCTCGACAGGGCCGCAAGCTGACAAGTCACCCGGCAAGGTGCTAGCTTTCGATATTCCATCGATGCGGAGGGGAGGCTGCAATGATACTCAGGCAATTCAGGGTGACGATCCACCGAGGCAAGGAAGACGAATTCGAGAAGGTCTTCCGCGACGAAATCCTGCCGATGGTCAAGGCGCATGACGGGCTAGAATGGGTGGCGGCAGGCAAGCCTTACAACGGCGCACCAAACGTGTTTTGTATGACCATGCTCTGGCGCGACCTCGATGCACTCAAGGGCTTTGCCGGAAACGAATGGAACACGGCACGCATCGAGCCCGAAGAAGCACACCTCATCGAAGCAACCGAACTCGAACATTTCGGACTGCTCGGCACCACTGGCCCTTAGAGGCTCAGTTGTGCTAGCGAGCAAGTGTAAGCGGGAAGTTAGTCCTTCCAGCCCCAGAACAGCTTGCAAGGCAGCACATTAAGCGGTTCGAACCCGCTATCGATTCGCTTGAAGTGCCTGGCCATGAAATCGCGCGCAGCGGCGGAAAACTGGTAAACGAGGAATGCCCCGCCCGGGCGGATTACCCGGTATGTCGCGGCGGCGATCGCCGGACCGACCCCGCCGGGTAGTGTCGAGAACGGCAGGCCCGACAGCACATAGTCGGCATGGTCGAACCCGTGTGCCTTGACAATTTCTTCGACGTCCTCTGCCGAGCCGAGCACCGGCTTGAACCGGCTGTCGGCGATGGTTCGCTTCAGGTAGTCGATGTAGAGCGGGTTGGTGTCGATCACGATCAGCGTGCCGTCACGGCGCAAGCGTTCGAGCACCGGCAAGCAGAAGGTTCCGACGCCGGGACCGTATTCGACGAACACTTCGCATTCGTCCCATTTCACAGGCGCAAGCATCTTGGCAATCGTGAAGCGCGATGAAGGGATGATCGAGCCGACCATCCGCGGGTGTTCGAGGAATCCGCGGAAGAAGACGCCCCACTGGCCGAAGTAGCGGCTCAATTTGCGGCCAAGGCCTTCTTCGCGCCGAAGGGCCATCTCGTTCATCTCGGTCAAGGTAAGCTATGTCCCGTCTTTGCGACCCGGTCCCGGGGCCATTGGGTGGGTGCCGCACTCGCAAATTCGCAGCCGCATTGCAAGCGCTCCAAAGCACCGCTAGCCGGACCAAGTGACCGATTCCGTATCTCCCGCTGCCATGACCAAACCGATCCCGCGCGAGCGGATGGCGCTGCTGTTCCTGGTGATGCTGGTCTCCGCCGCAGGCAATACCGCGATGCAATCGGTGATGCCGTCTATCGGCACCGAACTGAAGGTCGCCGACGTGTGGATCAGCCTGGCCTATACCTGGTCGGCACTGCTGTGGATGCTGTGCGCCCCGCTGTGGGCTCGCCGCTCCGACCGGCGCGGCCGCAAGGCGATGATGGCGCTCGGGCTGACCGGGTTCATCGCCAGCTTTGCGCTGTGCGGATCGATCTTGTGGTTCGGCTTGTCGGGCGCTCTCACCGGCCTGTGGACACTGTTGTTCTTTGCTGCCGCACGCAGTCTCTACGGCGGATTCGGCTCCGCCGCACCGCCGGCAGTTCAAGCCTATGTCGCGAGCCGCACGCCGCGCGCCGAGCGCACCCAGGCGATGGCGATCATCGCGTCGAGCTTCGGGCTCGGCACCGTGATCGGCCCGGCGGTCGCACCGCTGCTGGTGTTTCCCATGACCGGCCTCGTCGGCCCGTTCTTCGCGTTCGCGCTGATCGGGTTGACGGTGCTGATCTTGCTCCGGTTGCGGCTGCCGAACGATGCACCCAGCTTCGCGGCACGCGGCTCGGTCACCGCCGCGCCGTTCAGCCCGAGCGCAAACCTGGGCGTCGGGGAGGACGACGAGGACAACGAGGAAAGTGTACCGCCCCCGGACCTGCGGCTGCGCGACAAGCGTTTGCGCCCGTGGGTGATGTGCGGGCTTCTCGGCGGGCACGCGCAAGCGGCAACGCTCGGCATCATCGGCTTCTTCATCCTCGACCGCCTCCACATGCGCGCGACCCCGGATATCGGGGCGGGTTCGATCGGCCTAGTGCTGATGAGCGGCGCGATCGCAACGTTGTTGGCGCAATGGGGCCTGATCCCGATGCTCAAGCTCGGCCCCCGCATCTCGATCATGTGGGGCATGGCGCTGTCCTTTGTCGGAATCATCATCTTCGCAGTGTCCGACCAATTGCACTCGATCACGCTCGGGTTCGCGATGGCGTCGCTCGGCTTCGGCCTGTTTCGTCCGGGATTTGTGGCTGGCTCGTCGCTCGCGGTGTCGCGGCGCGAACAGGGGCAGGTCGGCGGCATCGTCGCGTCGGTCAACGGCGCCTGCTACATCCTCGCCCCGGCGATCGGGGTGTGGCTTTACGACCACCACGAATGGGTCGGCTTCGGGGCGATCTGCACCTTGTGCGCTGCGGTGTTCTACGTCGGCTGGCGGTGGCTGCAATCGGACGCGATGCTCGAGGGCCGCGTTGACGAAGCGGACTAGCCGCCGCGCTCGGTTCGTCCCTCAGAGTATCTCCTCGATCCGTTCAGGCGGGCGGCACAGGCGCACTCCCTTTGCGGTTTCGACCAGCGGGCGTTCGATCAGCTTCGGATCGGCCATCATGGCATCGAGCACCGTGTCGGCGTCGGCCTCGGTGATACCACGCTCCTTGGCATCGGTCCCCTGCGTGCGCACACCTTCGCGCGGCTGCATTCCTGCATCACGATAGAGCTGCGCGAGCTTGTCGCGGCTCGGCGGGTGCCTGAGATACTGGATCACTTCGACCTCGATCCCCTCGCGCGATCGAAGCGCTTCGAGCGCCATGCGCGACTTGCTGCAGTTGGGATTGTGCCAGATCGTGGCCTTCATCGCACGTCTCCTTTGTCGGCGTTGCACCTAGCGGTGCGGTTTTTCACCGCAAGTGTCGAATTGCTGTTGTAATTGCGAATTGCTCGCAATAAAACAATTGCTAACGATAACGATTCGCAACACGAGAAACTTTCATGCACAACCTTGCCCTGCGCGGCGCCTTGCTTTGCGCTGCCGCAGCCGCCCCATCCATGCCGGCAATCGCCGCCGATGCCGTTGCGGCGGCGGATGGTCCGCGCGACTACCTGCCTTCCGCCATCCTCGTCACCGGACAGCGTGTCGACGGCTACGCGATCGACGACGGGTCGACCGGGACCAAGACCCCGACCCCGCTGATCGACGTGCCGCAGACGATCGATACGATCACCGAGGACCAGCTCGAAGACCAGGCGATCACGCAGCTCGGCGACGCGCTGCGCTATGTCCCCGGGGTCTCGCTCGACACCGGTGAAGGGCACCGCGACCAGGTCTATATCCGCGGCCAGGCCAGCACGGCGGACTTCTACCTCGACGGGATCCGCGACGACGCGCAATACTATCGCCCGCTCTACGACATCTCCCGGATCGAAGTACTCAAGGGCGCCAACGCGTTGATCTTCGGGCGCGGCGGTGGCGGCGGGGTGGTCAATCGCGTCAGCAAGGTCGCCGATCCTGCAAGATCGATGCTCGGCGCCAACGCCAGCATCGACACATTCGGCGCATGGACGCTTTCGACGGACGTCAATCAGCCGCTGGGCAATGGCGTCGCTGCCCGGATCAATGCCGCATACGAAGACTTCGCCAACGACCGCGACTTCGTGACCGGGCATTTCTGGGGCGTGTCGCCGACTGTCACCGCCGATTTCGGTTCGGACACCCGGCTCACCCTCCACTACACGCATGACGAAAACACGCGCGTCACCGATCGCGGGAACCCGTCGCTGGGCGGCGAGCCGTTGACGGGCTTTGACACGACCTTCTTCGGCAGTCCCGATTTCAACACATCGCACACCACTGCGGACATCGCCCGCGCGCGGATCGAGCACGAATTCTCGTCTAGCCTGAGCGCCAATGCGACCGTGGTCTATGCCGACTACGACCTTTACTACGCCAACGTCGTGCCGCAGGGCACCGACGGGACCGATGTGACGCTGGCGGGATATACCAGCGGCACCAAGCGGCAGAACCTGATCGGCCAGGCGAACCTGGTATGGACCGGAGAGACCGGCGCGATCGGCCACATCTTGCTCGCCGGGGTCGAGGCCGGCCGGCAGGATACCGACGCGCTCCACACGGGGATAACGTTCGCTGGCGGGGCCACTTCCGTGACTATCCCGCTCGCGTCGGTCCTCGCAGTGCCGGCAGTCACCGTCGGCGCGGTCGATCGCTCGACCTTCTCCCGCCTTGAGACAGTCTCGGCCTACCTGCAGGACCAGATCGCGATCGGCGAGCACTTCCAGCTGATCGCCGGGGTTCGCTACGACGAGTTCAGCCTCGATAGCGACAACCGGCTGGCTGCCGAGCAGCTATCGCGCAAGGACCGCACGTGGAGCCCGCGCTTCGGCGTGGTCGTCAAGCCGCGCCAGTCGCTTTCGCTTTACGCCAGCTACGCCACCAGCTTCCTCCCGCAATCAGGCGACCAGTTCACCCGTCTCGACGCCACCACCGCGAGCCTTGAGCCGGAAAAGTTCGAAAACCTCGAGGCAGGGGTGAAATGGGCAGTGAACCCGTCGCTTCTGGCGACCGCTGCGGCGTTCCGGCTGGACCGGTCGAACACACGCGCTGCCGACCCGCTCAATCCCGGTTTCACGGTGCTGACCGGCGCGAGCCGGGTAAACGGGTTCGAGCTGTCGCTGGCGGGCAAGCTGGCGGAAAACTGGCAGGCGAATATCGGCTACACCTATCTCGATGGCGAGATTCGCTCGGACACGTCCAGCGCCGCTGCAGGCACCCGGTTGCAGCAGGTGCCGCGCCACCAGGCGAGCGCGTGGACCCGCTACGACCTGAACGAGAGGTTCGGGCTCGGCGGGGGCGTGATCTTTCAGGACAAGCAGTTTGCCTCGATCAGCAACGCTGTCACGCTACCATCATGGGTGCGCTTCGATGCCGCCGCTTATCTCCATCTGCGCGAAGGCGTTTCGCTCCAGCTCAATGTCGAGAACCTGCTGGGCGCGCATTATTACCCGAGCGCGCACGGCGACAACAACATCCAGCCGGGCGATCCGCGCAGCGTGAAGATCGGGCTGAGGTTCGATATGTAGTGCGAACGAAGCTCAATCCTTCGGCGGTGGAGCCATCGCCGGTACGGCCTTCGCCGCGTCCTGCGCGCTGATCCCCGGGGCCGGTGCGGCGCTGATCGTTTCCTCGCGCCGCGCGACCCGGCCCGCGCGCTGGATCGCCCGCACAAGCCGTGGATAAACTCCGCAACGGCACAAGTTCGGCAGCGCAGCGGTGATCTGCTCTTCGGTCGGGTTGGGGTTGACCTTGAGCAGCGCGGCAGCGGCCATCACGATCCCGGGCGTGCAGAACCCGCACTGGATCGCCTGTTCGGCCACCAGCGCTTGTTGCACCGGATGCGAACGGTCGCGGCTCAGGCCTTCGATCGTGGTGATATAGCGGCCCTCGGCTTCGCCGATCGTGACGAGGCAGCTACGCAGCGCCTCGCCATCGACGATAACCGTGCAGGCGTGGCAATCGCCCACCCCGCAGCCATACTTGGTGCCGGTGAGGTTGGCCGCTTCCCGCAGCGCGTGCAGCAGCGGGGTCTTCGGGTCGAGATCGAAGCGCATGGGGCGCCCGTTGACGGTCATGCCAGGCATCCCGCGATGCATAGCGCTCACAGCGCCATCGGCGCCAGCCCATTCGTGCGCGGCGAAGGCAGGCGCAGGGAACCGATTGCACGATGCAACCATTCGGCTTACGTTTGCGTCAACTGGGAGACGACGAAAATGACTCAAGCGCGCTGCGACCATGACGTCCTGATTGTCGGTGCGGGTATTTCCGGCATCGGCATGGCGGCACACCTTGAAATGATGTGCCCCGACCGCAGCTATACGATCGTGGAACGCCGCGCGGACCTGGGCGGCACATGGGATTTGTTCCGCTACCCCGGCATCCGTTCGGACAGCGATATGCATTCGCTGAGCTACAAGTTCGAACCATGGACCGGCCGGGAAACGCTGGCACGTGCCGAGCGCATCCAGGACTACCTGCGTAACGTCACCGAGAAATACGGCATCAGCGAGCACATCAGCTACAACACCAAAGTGCTCTCGGCCGATTTCGATTCGGCGCAAGGCTGCTGGCGAATCGCGTTGGAGGACGATGCCGGATGGCGCGAGGTGACCGCCAACTGGCTCTATCTTGCCGCCGGGTATTATGACTACGACGAGCCCTATTCCCCCGATTTCGCGGGCGAGAGCGAATTCCCCGGCCCGGTGATCCACCCGCAGCACTGGCCCGAAGGCCTCGACTACAAGGGCAAGCGCGTGGCGATCATCGGGTCGGGCGCGACCGCGATCACACTGGTCCCCAACATGGCGCGCGATGCGGCCAAGGTGGTAATGGTCCAGCGCACGCCGACCTATATCCGCTCGGTTCCCGGGATCGACCCGATCAGCGGATTCCTGCGCAAGTTCCTGCCGCTCAAGACCGCGCTCAAGATCACCCGCTGGGCGCATATCCAGCTGGCTGACAAGATGTTCAGCAACGCCCGCAACAAGCCGGAAAAGGTCAAGGCGGAGATCGAGAAGGACAATCGCAAGCACCTCGGCGAATTCTATCGCGCCGAGGACTTCACTCCGCCCTACCAGCCATGGGACCAGCGGATGTGCTTCGTCCCCGATGCCGACTTGTTCGAAGCGATCAAGAACGGCAGCGTGGAAATTGCTACCGGCCATATCGAGCGCTTCTCGCCCGAAGGCATCGTGCTGACCGACGGGCGGACCGTCGAAGCCGACATCATCGTCAAGGCCACCGGCCTGCGCCTCGCAATGGCGGGAAAGATCGCGATCAGCGTCGACGGGCAGGCGGTCGTGCCGAACGAGCACTATTACTACAAGAGCGCGATGATTTCGGGCGTGCCGAACCTCGTCCACCCGGTGCCATACACCAACAACGGCTCCACCCTGCGGTTCGACCTGCTGTCCGATTACACCTGCCGGGTGCTGCAGAAGATGCGGCAGCTCGATGTCGACATTGCTGTCCCGGAAATTCCCGCAGGCACCGATCTTGGCGTAATCGAATCGTTCGAGCTCGACGCCGGATACGTCAAGCGATCGGGCAACATGTTGCCCAAGAGCGCTGCGAGCGACCCCTGGCGGCTGAGCCACGACTACCTGCGCGACCGCAAGTTCCTGGCGACCGACCCGATCGACGACGGGTTGCTGCAGTTCCGCAAGGCCGGGGCCAATGCGCTTGCAGCAGAGGAACAGCTCGAAGCCGCAGAATAGGCGGCTTTCCTTGGCGCGACTGCTCGCCTAACGAAGCGGGATGAGCGCAACCGATCGGATCTGGACCGCAGGGCTCGTCATCATCGGCGACGAGATCCTGTCGGGTCGCACCCACGACAAGAATATCGCCCAGATCGCCTCGTGGCTGCAGGTGCAGGGGATTCGCCTGTCCGAAGTGCGGGTGGTGCCCGATATCGAGGACCGGATCGTCGAAGCGGTCGATACCTTGCGCGCGGCCAACGATTACCTGTTCACCACCGGCGGGATCGGACCGACGCATGACGACATCACTGTCGATGCGATCGCCAAGGCGCTGGGCGTGCAGGTCGTGATCCACCCCGAAGCGCGCGCGATGCTCGAGCGGTATTACACCGGCCGTGGCAGCGCCCTCACCGAAGCGCGGCTGCGGATGGCGCGGGTGCCCGAAGGCGCAGAGCTGATCCCCAACCGGATGTCGGGCGCGCCCGGGATCCGCATCGGCAATATGTTCATCATGGCCGGGGTGCCGCACATTACCGCAGGGATGCTCGATTCACTCACCGGCGAGCTCGAAGGCGGTGCGCCGCTGCTGACCGAAACGATCGGTTGCTGGACTGCAGAAAGCGAAGTCGCCGACCTGCTGCGCGAAGTCGAAAGGGCGCACGAGAGCGCCCAGATCGGCAGCTATCCGTTCTTCCGCGAAGGGCGCGTCGGCGCGAACTTCGTGATCCGTTCGACCGATGCGGAAACGCTCAAGAGCTGCGTCGATACACTGTGCGAGGCGCTCGGCGAGAATGGCCTCGACTTCACCCCGGGCGGCATCTGACACGGAACAAGGAAAGGGCCGGAGTTTCCCCCGGCCCTTCGCATTTCGGTTCGATCGGGAGCGAAGCCGCCCGGCTTCGCTGTCCTGGTCAGGCGCCTTCGACTTCGGCGCTGTCGATCTTGAGGCCCGGACCCATCGTCGAGGTCAGCGAGACCTTCTTGACATACTTGCCCTTGGCACCCGAAGGCTTGGCCTTCACGATCGCATCGGTGAGCGCCTTGAAGTTGGCCTTCAAGTCCTCGTCCTTGAACGAGAGCTTGCCGATGCCCGAGTGGATGATACCCATCTTCTCGACGCGGAATTCGACCTGTCCGCCCTTGGCGTCCTTAACGGCCTGTTCCACGTTCGGAGTGACGGTGCCGAGCTTCGGATTCGGCATCAGGCCCTTGGGGCCCAGCAACTTGCCCAGGCGACCGACGACACCCATCATGTCGGGGGTCGCGATCACGCGGTCATAGTCGAGATTGCCGGCCTGCATGTCTTCCATCAGGTCTTCGGCACCGACCTTGTCGGCCCCGGCAGCCAGCGCCTTGTCGGCGTTGTCACCCTTGGCGAACACCGCGACCCGAACTTCCTTGCCGGTGCCCGAAGGCAGCGAAACCATGCCGCGGACCATCTGGTCGGCGTGGCGCGGATCGACGCCGAGGTTCATCGCCACTTCGACGGTCTCGTCGAACTTGCCCTTGTGCTGGCGCAGGGTCGCGATCGCTTCGTCCACCGAGTACAGCTTCTCGCGGTCGAGCTCGGCCAGCGCCTTCTGCTTCTTGGTCAGCTTTGCCATTGTGTCAGCCCTCCACCACGTCGAGGCCCATCGAACGGGCCGAGCCCTCGATGATGCGGGTTGCCATTTCGATGTCGTTGGCGTTCAGGTCCTTCATCTTCGCTTCCGCGATTTCGGCAAGCGCCGAACGCTTGATGGTCCCGGCAGACACCTTGCCCGGCTCCTTCGAGCCCGACTTGAGCTTGGCGGCCTTCTTGATCAGGAAGCTGGCCGGCGGGCTCTTGGTGGTGAAGGTAAAGCTGCGGTCGGCGTAGACGGTGATCGTCGTCGGGATCGGCATGCCCTTTTCGAGGCTGTCGGTCGCGGCGTTGAACGCCTTGCAGAATTCCATGATGTTGACGCCGCGCTGGCCCAGAGCCGGGCCGATGGGCGGTGACGGATTGGCGATGCCCGCGGGCACCTGCAGCTTGATATAGCCGTCGATCTTCTTGGC
Above is a window of Tsuneonella mangrovi DNA encoding:
- a CDS encoding competence/damage-inducible protein A produces the protein MSATDRIWTAGLVIIGDEILSGRTHDKNIAQIASWLQVQGIRLSEVRVVPDIEDRIVEAVDTLRAANDYLFTTGGIGPTHDDITVDAIAKALGVQVVIHPEARAMLERYYTGRGSALTEARLRMARVPEGAELIPNRMSGAPGIRIGNMFIMAGVPHITAGMLDSLTGELEGGAPLLTETIGCWTAESEVADLLREVERAHESAQIGSYPFFREGRVGANFVIRSTDAETLKSCVDTLCEALGENGLDFTPGGI
- a CDS encoding TonB-dependent receptor, which gives rise to MHNLALRGALLCAAAAAPSMPAIAADAVAAADGPRDYLPSAILVTGQRVDGYAIDDGSTGTKTPTPLIDVPQTIDTITEDQLEDQAITQLGDALRYVPGVSLDTGEGHRDQVYIRGQASTADFYLDGIRDDAQYYRPLYDISRIEVLKGANALIFGRGGGGGVVNRVSKVADPARSMLGANASIDTFGAWTLSTDVNQPLGNGVAARINAAYEDFANDRDFVTGHFWGVSPTVTADFGSDTRLTLHYTHDENTRVTDRGNPSLGGEPLTGFDTTFFGSPDFNTSHTTADIARARIEHEFSSSLSANATVVYADYDLYYANVVPQGTDGTDVTLAGYTSGTKRQNLIGQANLVWTGETGAIGHILLAGVEAGRQDTDALHTGITFAGGATSVTIPLASVLAVPAVTVGAVDRSTFSRLETVSAYLQDQIAIGEHFQLIAGVRYDEFSLDSDNRLAAEQLSRKDRTWSPRFGVVVKPRQSLSLYASYATSFLPQSGDQFTRLDATTASLEPEKFENLEAGVKWAVNPSLLATAAAFRLDRSNTRAADPLNPGFTVLTGASRVNGFELSLAGKLAENWQANIGYTYLDGEIRSDTSSAAAGTRLQQVPRHQASAWTRYDLNERFGLGGGVIFQDKQFASISNAVTLPSWVRFDAAAYLHLREGVSLQLNVENLLGAHYYPSAHGDNNIQPGDPRSVKIGLRFDM
- a CDS encoding arsenate reductase family protein → MKATIWHNPNCSKSRMALEALRSREGIEVEVIQYLRHPPSRDKLAQLYRDAGMQPREGVRTQGTDAKERGITEADADTVLDAMMADPKLIERPLVETAKGVRLCRPPERIEEIL
- a CDS encoding antibiotic biosynthesis monooxygenase family protein, with amino-acid sequence MILRQFRVTIHRGKEDEFEKVFRDEILPMVKAHDGLEWVAAGKPYNGAPNVFCMTMLWRDLDALKGFAGNEWNTARIEPEEAHLIEATELEHFGLLGTTGP
- the rplA gene encoding 50S ribosomal protein L1 — its product is MAKLTKKQKALAELDREKLYSVDEAIATLRQHKGKFDETVEVAMNLGVDPRHADQMVRGMVSLPSGTGKEVRVAVFAKGDNADKALAAGADKVGAEDLMEDMQAGNLDYDRVIATPDMMGVVGRLGKLLGPKGLMPNPKLGTVTPNVEQAVKDAKGGQVEFRVEKMGIIHSGIGKLSFKDEDLKANFKALTDAIVKAKPSGAKGKYVKKVSLTSTMGPGLKIDSAEVEGA
- a CDS encoding flavin-containing monooxygenase gives rise to the protein MTQARCDHDVLIVGAGISGIGMAAHLEMMCPDRSYTIVERRADLGGTWDLFRYPGIRSDSDMHSLSYKFEPWTGRETLARAERIQDYLRNVTEKYGISEHISYNTKVLSADFDSAQGCWRIALEDDAGWREVTANWLYLAAGYYDYDEPYSPDFAGESEFPGPVIHPQHWPEGLDYKGKRVAIIGSGATAITLVPNMARDAAKVVMVQRTPTYIRSVPGIDPISGFLRKFLPLKTALKITRWAHIQLADKMFSNARNKPEKVKAEIEKDNRKHLGEFYRAEDFTPPYQPWDQRMCFVPDADLFEAIKNGSVEIATGHIERFSPEGIVLTDGRTVEADIIVKATGLRLAMAGKIAISVDGQAVVPNEHYYYKSAMISGVPNLVHPVPYTNNGSTLRFDLLSDYTCRVLQKMRQLDVDIAVPEIPAGTDLGVIESFELDAGYVKRSGNMLPKSAASDPWRLSHDYLRDRKFLATDPIDDGLLQFRKAGANALAAEEQLEAAE
- the rplK gene encoding 50S ribosomal protein L11, which produces MAKKIDGYIKLQVPAGIANPSPPIGPALGQRGVNIMEFCKAFNAATDSLEKGMPIPTTITVYADRSFTFTTKSPPASFLIKKAAKLKSGSKEPGKVSAGTIKRSALAEIAEAKMKDLNANDIEMATRIIEGSARSMGLDVVEG
- a CDS encoding MFS transporter, translating into MTKPIPRERMALLFLVMLVSAAGNTAMQSVMPSIGTELKVADVWISLAYTWSALLWMLCAPLWARRSDRRGRKAMMALGLTGFIASFALCGSILWFGLSGALTGLWTLLFFAAARSLYGGFGSAAPPAVQAYVASRTPRAERTQAMAIIASSFGLGTVIGPAVAPLLVFPMTGLVGPFFAFALIGLTVLILLRLRLPNDAPSFAARGSVTAAPFSPSANLGVGEDDEDNEESVPPPDLRLRDKRLRPWVMCGLLGGHAQAATLGIIGFFILDRLHMRATPDIGAGSIGLVLMSGAIATLLAQWGLIPMLKLGPRISIMWGMALSFVGIIIFAVSDQLHSITLGFAMASLGFGLFRPGFVAGSSLAVSRREQGQVGGIVASVNGACYILAPAIGVWLYDHHEWVGFGAICTLCAAVFYVGWRWLQSDAMLEGRVDEAD
- a CDS encoding methyltransferase, which codes for MNEMALRREEGLGRKLSRYFGQWGVFFRGFLEHPRMVGSIIPSSRFTIAKMLAPVKWDECEVFVEYGPGVGTFCLPVLERLRRDGTLIVIDTNPLYIDYLKRTIADSRFKPVLGSAEDVEEIVKAHGFDHADYVLSGLPFSTLPGGVGPAIAAATYRVIRPGGAFLVYQFSAAARDFMARHFKRIDSGFEPLNVLPCKLFWGWKD
- a CDS encoding glycerophosphoryl diester phosphodiesterase membrane domain-containing protein — its product is MQFDMTAAWNEAMRLVTANRDVLLIVGGVFFFLPYLVFALMLGNQMSAMEASLGPAADPKAATEAIMGFYGSIWWMFALLSIAQGIGMLGLLALLTDRTRPTVGQALAIGARLFIPYIAAQIIMVVAVSLLIMVPIIVGVAISTAVGVIMGIAALVAAVYLFTKFILLPPVIAIDRIGNPIAALRRSWMLTKGNSLRIFLFVLLLVVAVAVVGGVISMMLGLVLALAGTDIALIGRAILSSVLNTVWVVIFLAVLAAIHRQLAGDSPEAVSQTFE
- a CDS encoding (2Fe-2S)-binding protein; this encodes MPGMTVNGRPMRFDLDPKTPLLHALREAANLTGTKYGCGVGDCHACTVIVDGEALRSCLVTIGEAEGRYITTIEGLSRDRSHPVQQALVAEQAIQCGFCTPGIVMAAAALLKVNPNPTEEQITAALPNLCRCGVYPRLVRAIQRAGRVARREETISAAPAPGISAQDAAKAVPAMAPPPKD